The nucleotide window ATGTTACTGGAAgagaacatcattatatcattgtTAAAGTGGAGAATGTTGAGATATTTCTGCTATGCAGACAGTTATGCATGCAGAACAAGAGAAGTttagaagaggaatcagtagtTTGTCTAAGAAGAAGGATCAGCAGTGTGTAGTGATGAATTAATGGCTTATGTGGTTCAGAAATATGTTATAGAAATATTCAGTCTTTCAGTGTTAAAAAGCCAAAGtagaatatgaaaattttgagagATTTGTATAATCTTGTTGAGGAATTTGTATTAATGGTAACACTATACAATGAAAGTTGGAGTTAACTTTTGACCGAACTGGACATGATCTGATATTAAGCTTTGGAGGCTTATCTTTGATATGATCTATTTATGTATACTCTCTGGTGTGTGCATATAAAAGTAAATGACATATGGTGTTTAGGGCAGATGTCTTTGTTCATTTACTtttatattgaattattgatacagTTTGCACCTAGGTAGACCATTTTTTGTGTAATTTTATGCTATTTATTTTTCTGCTGTGGTTGTGTGCATTGGTATTTGCATTCACATGCTGCTATTGGCACCTGGTGGTTTTCAAGTCGATCGAAAGTTGTCTACAAATTGATGACTTTGTTGGTGTCATGGCCTTTTGTTCCACTTATTGTTGAATAGTAAGATATGGATAACTAGTTTGACCTTGCTATTAAATAACAGCAAGCTGTTTCCTGAAAGATGTTTATTTTGTTTCTTAATTTTTGTATATCAGAGTTGGAAGTCTTGCATTTTTCACCCTAGATGGTGTCCTCAAGGTGTAGGACGTTTCATTACCTCTTCTTGTTTCCCATTCATTTCCTTATGAAACATTCCAAGAACAATCAGGATTTAAGTTTGCACTTTCTTTAGTATCTTGTTTCATTACAGAATTAATTACGAGCGAAATTTGACATGTTTTAGCACTTCTCATATGGTAGTTTGCATTCTGTTCTGGGCAAAGATGCCAACGAGGCCGTCTAGGCTAGCACAGAAAATGAGAGGGTTATCTCAAACCCAGGCTATCCAGGTCCTTTGACCTTGTTATTTGAACCCTTCTTTAGCGCATTTGGTAGGTTAAATCATTAGCCATTAGCTTAGTTTTCTCTAATCACAAACTATAACATTTTTTATGTTGTTATCAATCAGCTGGATATGTATTTTCTTTGGATTATTGAATTTGTATCACCGATTTTGTCCTTCCTAAATTTAAAGAAAGCTCTGACTATATGGTTCTTAAACTACATGTTCATATTTCTGTTCTTGTTTGTGATAAACTAACTTGTTTGAGGTTATCTTGGATGTAGGGTGCATTAGATGGTGGACTTGATATCCCTCGTAGTGACAAGAGGTTTGCTGGTTTTAAGAAGGATGAGAAACAACTTGATGCAGAAGTTCACAGGAATTACATCTTTGGAGGTCATGTTGCATCTTACGTGAAGGTCGGTGACCCCAGCCATTCCACCCTTGTTTTGTTTGTGATACCTAGTTATATGTAACATGTATATGCATGCAACCTACTACCAATGCTCATATTATGAAGTTAATATGTATTGCACATGGTACCAtgttaatatgtatatatacacaccttTGTGAATGTATGTACGTGCATGACTTTGTCTATTTAATACACATTGTTTAACATAGCCCATTCAGTTGGTTGCCATAGTAACTGTTGCATTGTTTAGTGTCGTTGCAGCACTCTGTAAATTTCTTTTGATCTTCAGTTATTTGTTTGCTTGATGTCACACCTCAAATTTGTTTCACTTATTTTCTTGGCTCAGAAGATATTAGGAAGGGTTAGTAAACAGTTCATCATCCGTGATTGTCACTTGCCTTATCAAAATTTTGATTTCCAAGTCCCTGACCTTGATGGAGGATGAGCCAAAAAAGTATCAGGCGCACTTCAGTGAATATATCAAGAGAGGAATTGAGCCTGATGACATGGAAGAGATGTACAAAAAAGTTCATGCTGCCATCCATGCAGATCCAACCACAATAAAATCCACAAAGCAACCACCCAAGGAGCACAGGAGGTAGAAACTAATCACTTATGATGCCAAGAATAGTTTGATGAAATGTGTAATCCATTTTGAATTCCAAGCTATCATCTGACTTGATGGTGCTCGGAGGAACAGCTGATTTCGCTGTTGTGACTCCTGGCCTTCCAAATGATCATGTTCTCATTGAATTCCGTTTGCGTTGCAGATTTAACTTGAAGAAGCTTACATACGAGGAAAGGAAAGCCAAACTCATCGAACGACTGAATGCCCTTAATGCATCTGCTGATGCCAACGAAGACGAAGACGACGAGTGAACACTTGAGTCAAAGTGCTAGCCTTGTGTTGTAATTTGCAGCAGTCCAGGCTTGTTTCACTGCGTCCTACTCTCATCAGGCTCATAGGCAAGTTCTCATTTGCTATCAAGTATAGATCGTGGATTTGGTCCAACCAATCCGACCAAACGCCAACAATTTTGACTCATGCAATTAATAACTGCTTTTTAGAGGTTTAATGATATGTGTGTTATGTTGAACTTGATTTTTTTAGTGTTGTTCTTCTACTTAGTTATGCTGATATATAATTGTTCTTGTGGAGATGCTTTGTGGTGCAGCAACATGGTAATAGCTTATGAagattatataataattatgtcTCTAGAGTAATGGACTTGGATTAATTTTACTGATAATAGTGCAGCAACATGTACTAAGATTGCATAATCAAATACTCATAGTAGTACACTAATAATTAATTAGATGATCATGGATATTAGATGTTTATAATATGATCCAAATCCTCTTATATAATGCTCTAACCACTGTTGATATGACTTGTTTTTCTTGTTTCAAGAAGAAATAGTGCTAATTAGCTTgattatattaaaaagaaaagatctgAACTGTTCATACCAAAGTCTTTATCGTTTACCCTTtggtaaaataaaaaagaagagaaaaaaaacttGATCAACATCAAGAAGAAAGTTGTAGTCACGTGTTGAAAGAAGACAATCGAGAATAGTTTATGCCTCAAAAACCAGACCAAGGATCTGTAGGAATTCCCGTACCGATTAGAATCGCAAATTACTCGGTTCAAGAAACTCTCAGTGAGAGTTGACAGTGAACCAATCAATGCACATGCCTCCAATGGGGAGATGCCCCCCCCAACGATCTCTTCTTCCTCGCTtggaagctgctgctgctgcacatCGTTGTCAGAGCTGACCTTGTTGTTGGCTTTCTCGGAAGCTCGACTCCAACGCATGCAGCATTTCTATTGACCCGTCGTCGATGCACCGACGACACGTCCTCCCCCGCTAACCCACCGAGGTGTCGTCTTCTTCCGTGCCTTCCTGTTTCTAATGACCAGTCTTCCCGGCTTCGCCGTTTCTATTTGATTTAATGCACCGAGGACAAAGCCCTTCcattaatcttcttcttcttcttcttcttcttcccatggCGTGCTGAAGGCACTCCCTGCTTGCATCTGTATTCTCCTCTCAAAAAATCTATCCGTTTTAGGTTCTGTCGAAGGATCTCATCCGAATGTAACTGTTTAATGATCTCCGCCTCATTCCTCGTCTCGATACACTGTCACATGCATTCATCTTGCACtccattctttccttttttttctccttcGCCAACGCGCAACGAAACATTgtattcttctccttcttctgccTCCGTGCAAACTCTCCTCACCACGAGACAATGCCATCAACATCATCAACTCCCATACGTAGCAGAAGGGCGCTCCACTTGCCCTTCTTCCCTCTTCTTTCCCCTCCTCCAGCGGAgcctccctcctcctccacccCGCAGCGGCCCTTCTTCCCGTCCtacccctccccccctcccccgCAGCCCACCTTCGCCGCGAACATCTCCTCCCTCACCTTCTCCGGCTCACGCTCCGCACCTCCCGCTCGCCACACCaccgtcgtcgtcgccgccgccgccgccgtcctcATTCCCCTCCTAGTCCTCGCCCTTCTCGCCGCCGCCGCGGCGTTCTtcctccaccgccaccgccaccgcctccgCTGTTTTCCCTGCTTCGACAAGGACCAAGTCCCCGCCCCCGCTGCCGCCGACTTGCCACACCACGACGCTCTCGTCGACACCCGCCTATGCGGCTTGGGCGAAGATGGCGTCCGCCCCGCCGCCGGTCCGACGGGCGGGTCGCCCGATCGGAAGCTGCAGTCGCCGGAGCTCCGACCCCTCCCGCTCCTGCCGCGCCAGTTCCCGTACGGGGGTGGAGAAGGGGAGATGGGGGCCTCATCGTCAGAGGAGTTTTATTCGCCGAGGGGATCCTTGGCCGAGAAGGGGAGCGCCGGGTGCATGTCGACCTCCCGGCGAACGTTCACCGCGGCTGTGGAGAAATGTGGATCCCAGAGCTCGACGAAGAGCACGAACATGGCGTCATCTCCTCTATCGCCACCGGTCGCTTCTTCTCCGCACGTCGGATCGAGCCCCAGCCATTCCAGCAGCAGATCTTTGATGTCCACATCTCAAAAGAGTTTGGCCGGAGGTCTTGAATATACGGTTTTGCcacagcctcctcctcctcctccccgtccCCCTCGACCTCCAACACCGTCACCTCCAAAGCAGAAACCCTCTATGCCGTCACCGCCTTCTTCCCCAGAAGAGAGAGAATCTGAAAGAAAGATGGATCACTTGGATCTCGCAGGATCAAATCTGAGGTCAACAATGAGACTTGCAGACTCGCCTTCACCGCCAGGAGCGCAACCACAGCGTCAAGCTCCACCTCCGCCGCCgcttcctcctccaccgccaACTAGACATTGGGAGAGTCAGGTTCGTGAGTCGCTGGCAAGAAAACCACCAATTGCTCCGCCCGAGCCAACTGGAACGAAGACTTCCCCCGCACTGGTTAACCCCACATATGgggtggagaagaagaaggaaggccCCCGACCAAAGCTGAAACCTTTGCACTGGGATAAGGTTCAGGCGAGCTCGAAACGAGCAATGGTGTGGGATCAGTTGAAATCCAGCTCCTTCCGGTGGGATTTTTTAATATGGTTTCTCTGGACCTGCATGATTCCTCTTCTTTTCCGTTTATTTTCATTTTGATTCCTTCATCACATTGAGCTGTAAAACTGATGGATCAACAGGGTTGATGAGGAAATGATCGAGACTCTGTTTGTTTGCAATGCAACCAATGGCACACCTAAGGAGACCAACAAGCAGCAGGTCCGTCCTGTGCCAACTCAAGAGAACAGGGTGCTCGATCAGAAGAAGTCTCAGAACATTGCTATTCTGCTGAGGGCACTAAATGTGACCAAGGAGGAAGTCTGTGAAGCTCTATCTGAAGGTACCTTATTTACCTCAATTTCTATTTGGCCTATGTATTTCCTGTTTGGTGCTAGAAGATGGTTCTCTCTAATGTTTGTTCCTCCATGAGCATTTCAACCAAAGTACTCCAAGACATTCCATTTCAGAGGTCATCACTTGTTGATGCCATTACATTATTGTTTCCCAGTTGATTTTGATTTGAAGTAGCTGCAGTAGATGTCCATCCATGACTCTGCATGGTCTAGTACTGTGATAGCTATCCATCATTCCTTTAAAGAGATTAACACTACTTCAACAAGGACATCTACATGCCCCCCATCCCTGGTAGGAGGTGGGTGTTCAATCCCCATATAATAGCATtaaacaaaaaagattcatcaCTTGGTAACTAAGATCTATGACCAAACCAATGAGAGTACCAGAAATAATTTGTGGAGTTTAGGAGTACTAGTTTCATTACATGTCGCAACCCATGCTTATGCATATACACTGATGGCTGCTGGGAAATGATAAATTAGTTTGATTTAAGAGAAAGATGCTAAGCCTCTAGTGAAAAAGTTAGTGGTTTTTTTATTGACAATGTGATTATGCAAGTTGGATCACATTAGAATCATGGCATCTGAAATTTTTGCTGGACTCACTATATCTGATGCTCTCCTGTTGCTTttggctcaagtgatgataaaatTAAATCAAGTGCATAGAAGGAAGAAATCCACCTAATTCAGATAAGAAATCTGTAAACGAGTTGCAGACACTGATGACATGTAGAGATTCTTCTAAATGTGCTTACACTAGTTGTACCTAATGAAAGTTTTGTGATATCTTCTTGAACGAAGTGCACATATTCTAAAATTGTTGTTCTTCTTTGTATTTTATCTACAGAAAGCACAAAAATTCTCTTTTGTTTCATGTGGATACACGATGCAGGGCATTGGTGTGAAATGGTATTGATGCTTTGATACTTTGATTATTTGGAAAAAATGGGATATGCTATTACACAAAAAGAGTGGTTCACTGCACAAGGCTCCTGTTAATACACATGCAGGAAAGAATTAGATATATAACATTATATGTAACAAAGTTTAACATTATCAtatgttaaaaaataattaactacTCCCCTATGATCTCTCTTATGCTATTTCTGGAGTAGCATGCTTTGCACACTGGTTGTACATTGGGATGGTGCCACCATCAAGCAGCCCATCCAATGGTAATGTAATATCTAGGGTACATACTATGGGAGTATCTTAAAATTTGACTTGACCTACTAATCATGAAAGAAATTTCTGTGCTAGTAATACTAGTGCTTAAAGAAtggaaagaagaaaacaaaaagataTGATAATTGAAGTaacattaaattattttaatttcattaatcataTGAACAATAATGATATAACATAACATATCTAAAGTCATGTAAGCTATCTTTGTGAATCATAGAGCTGGATATAAGATATAATTTCTCTTAAAAAGGATCCACGAAAATATCCTCTAAGAAACCTATATGTTTGTCATCCATCTAAAAGCCATTCAAAGATGAACTAATTTTACAAATTATCTTACATGTGTTGGTATCCTGCATGTATTGAGTACAGATACATCAAGCAATCTGAATTATGTGTCCCACAGTTTGTTCTTTTCGTGATCTGACTAGGCAAATGGATCTGTGTACTAATAGAAAAAAGGTCAGACAAGGATTAAATCTGTCGCCGGCAGCTTCCTTGGAGCCTTTGACCCCTGAGTTGCCAAGAGCTCTCTCTTTATCAGAATTTTAGTGATTTCACTACATGTTGCTTGTTATTCACTATTATGTAATATACTTTCCAATAGTTCCTGATTAGATTGCTGAAAGCAGGTAATGCTGATAGCTTAGGAACTGAACTGTTGGAGACCTTACTAAAGATGGCccctagcaaagaagaagagcGCAAACTGAAAGCACATGAGGAAGACTCCCCATTCAAGCTTGGCCCAGCAGAGAAGTTTCTTAAAGCATTGCTAGATATACCATTTGCATTTAAAAGAGTGGATGCCATGCTTTACATCGCTGCTTTCGATTCAGAGGTCAATTTTCTCAGGAAATCCTTTGAAACTCTCGAGGTAAATTATCTATTGTTTCTTCAATATTGTAAAATCAATCAGTGTTATTGATAAAACATGGATCAAGATTTGTCAGATTTAAGGCATTTCCCTGTCTTTTTAACTGTATTTGCAATTATCAGGCTGCCTGTGAGGAGCTGAGGAACAGCAGGTTGTTTCTCAGGCTTCTAGAGGCTGTACTAAAGACTGGAAACCACATGAACGTTGGTACAAATCGAGGTGATGCACATGCCTTCAAGCTTGACACATTGCTCAAGCTAGCTGATGTCAAAGGCATTGATGGCAAGACTACACTTCTGCACTTTGTGGTCCAAGAGATTATCAGAACAGAAGGCTCCCACCTTGCTGCCATGAATAACTGGGCTGCAAATGCACAGGACAATACTCTTCCAGATGACCTAGAGTGCAGGAAGCTTGGTCTCCAAGTCATCACTGGCCTAGATGGTGAGCTCAGCAATGTAAAGAAGGCTGCAGCAGTGGATTCTGATATGCTCCACAGCTATGTCACGAAACTCGCTGGAGGGATCAAGAAGGTCGATGAGGTGTTGAGATCAAATGAAGAGTTTGGTTCTGAGGAGGGTGGTTGCCGATTCCGTGATGCAATGGATCGGTTTCGAAAGAAGGCAGAGGATGACATCATAAAAGTG belongs to Musa acuminata AAA Group cultivar baxijiao chromosome BXJ1-11, Cavendish_Baxijiao_AAA, whole genome shotgun sequence and includes:
- the LOC135586006 gene encoding large ribosomal subunit protein uL18-like, whose protein sequence is MNFHATDSKLVLPTMLQATGEDFSVEPAESRRPFRALLDVGLVRTTTGNRVFGALKGALDGGLDIPRSDKRFAGFKKDEKQLDAEVHRNYIFGGHVASYVKKILGRSLTLMEDEPKKYQAHFSEYIKRGIEPDDMEEMYKKVHAAIHADPTTIKSTKQPPKEHRRFNLKKLTYEERKAKLIERLNALNASADANEDEDDE
- the LOC135597530 gene encoding formin-like protein 1 translates to MPSTSSTPIRSRRALHLPFFPLLSPPPAEPPSSSTPQRPFFPSYPSPPPPQPTFAANISSLTFSGSRSAPPARHTTVVVAAAAAVLIPLLVLALLAAAAAFFLHRHRHRLRCFPCFDKDQVPAPAAADLPHHDALVDTRLCGLGEDGVRPAAGPTGGSPDRKLQSPELRPLPLLPRQFPYGGGEGEMGASSSEEFYSPRGSLAEKGSAGCMSTSRRTFTAAVEKCGSQSSTKSTNMASSPLSPPVASSPHVGSSPSHSSSRSLMSTSQKSLAGGLEYTVLPQPPPPPPRPPRPPTPSPPKQKPSMPSPPSSPEERESERKMDHLDLAGSNLRSTMRLADSPSPPGAQPQRQAPPPPPLPPPPPTRHWESQVRESLARKPPIAPPEPTGTKTSPALVNPTYGVEKKKEGPRPKLKPLHWDKVQASSKRAMVWDQLKSSSFRVDEEMIETLFVCNATNGTPKETNKQQVRPVPTQENRVLDQKKSQNIAILLRALNVTKEEVCEALSEGNADSLGTELLETLLKMAPSKEEERKLKAHEEDSPFKLGPAEKFLKALLDIPFAFKRVDAMLYIAAFDSEVNFLRKSFETLEAACEELRNSRLFLRLLEAVLKTGNHMNVGTNRGDAHAFKLDTLLKLADVKGIDGKTTLLHFVVQEIIRTEGSHLAAMNNWAANAQDNTLPDDLECRKLGLQVITGLDGELSNVKKAAAVDSDMLHSYVTKLAGGIKKVDEVLRSNEEFGSEEGGCRFRDAMDRFRKKAEDDIIKVQAQESVALSLVKEITEYFHGNSVKEEAHPFRIFVVVRDFLSILDQVCKEVGRINEQAVVSSSRQFPVPINPALSPAFLRFHALRPKRSDEESSRSS